CATCCGCCGCCACGCCCAGCGCGCCGGTCATGTCAGGATCGAGCCGGTCGCAAATGTCGAGCGCATGGGCAAGCGTGTTCACGCAGGCCCGGTCGGCGGCATAGATCGGATGCAAAGGTTCGATGGCGAGCGGCATGCCGACGCCACGCGCATAGTCGAGCAATTCGCCAATGCCGTCCTCGACCTGGGCGCGCGCCGCGCCGAGATCCTTCGAGACGGCCGAACCGGCGCGCGAAAATTGCGGCAGGCCGCCGACCACCAGCACCAGGCAGGGCGCGCCGAAGGCCTTGGCCTCGTCGACCGCCCGGCGGTTGTCGTCGCGCGCCTCCTGCCGGCGCGCGCCGTCGGCCGGGAACATGCCGCCCCGGCAATAACCCGAGAGCTTCAGCCCGGCGTCTTTTGCGGCCGTCACCGCGGCGTCGAGCCCGACCAGCGCCACCTGGTCGCGCCAGGGCGCGATCGCGCGGATCTGGTGGCGGGCGCAAGCTTCGATGATGTCGAGGAGATTGCCTTGTTTGCGCACCGTCGCGGTGTTGAGGGAGAGCTGCGAGTGATCGCCTGAAAAGTCACGCATGAAGGCCGCCGGAAAATGGGGCTCTCCTCATCGCGTCATGCCCGGCCTTGGGCCGGGCATCCACGATTTCGAGAGCCATGACAAGAAGACGTGGATGGCCGGGACAGGCTCGGTCATGGGAAGGGTGGGCTCACCCGACACCCCTGACCGCCATGACCGCCGCCATGCGGGCGGCCGCCCGTTCGGGATCGCGCAGGATGCCGGCCTTGTCGGCGAGCCGGAACAGTTCAGCCAGATGCTGGGTCGAGCGTGTGCTCTCCTGGCCGCCGACCATGGTGAAATGGTCCTGGTGCCCGTTCAGATAGGCAACAAACACCACGCCGGTCTTGTAGAAGCGGGTCGGCGCCTTGAAGATATGGCGCGACAGCGGCACGGTCGGCGCGAAGATCGCGTGGAAGGTCTCGAGATCATCATCGGCGAGTGCCGACAACGCACCGGCGGCGGCCGGCGCGATGGCGTCGAAAATGCCGAGCAGCGCGTGGGAATAGCCTTGTGCATCGCCGGCGATCAGCTCGGCATAATTGAAGTCGTCGCCGGTATACATCAGCACCCGTTTGTCCAGGCGCCGGCGCATGGCGATCTCCTTGTCCTTGTCGAGGAGCGAGACCTTGACGCCGTCTATTCTTGCCGCATTGGCATTGATCACGCCGACCGCCGTATCCATGGCGGCGTCGAGATCGGCGGTGCCCCAATAACCCGACAGGGCCGGATCGAACATGTCGCCGAGCCAGTGGATGATCACCGGCTCAGCCGACTGACCGAGGATCCGGTCATAAACCCTGGCATAATCAGCCGGGCCCTTGGCGACCCGGGCGAGCGCCCGCGAGGCCATCATGATGATCCGCCCGCCGGCCGCCTCGATGGCCTCGAACTGGGTTTCGTAAGCCCTGATCACGTCGTCGAGCGAACCGGCCTCGGCCGGATCGAGATGATCGGTGCCGGCACCCGAAAACACCACCGCGCCGGGGGTGGCTTTCGCCGCCCTGACCGAGCGCTGGATCAATTCCAGCGCCATCGGCCAGTCGAGCCCCATGCCGCGCTGGGCGGTGTCCATGGCCTCGGCGACGCCGAGGCCGAGGCCCCAGAGATAGTCGCGATAGGCCATGGTCCGGTCCCAGTCGATGGCAACGCCCAGCCAGGGATCGACCTCGGCGAGCGGATCGGCAACCATGTGGGCGGCGGCCAGTGCCACCCGGTTGAGCGGCGTCGCCGTGCGCGGGAAGCTTTTCGGCGCCGAGAGCTTGTAATGCTCGAGCCCGCGGCTGGCCGTCGGCAGAACAACGGATGCCTGGCTGTGCGGTTTGTCCAGCATGGTCGTGTCTCCCTCTTTCGCGTTCAAATGGTCAGGGCGGGAACGTCGACCCAGCGGCGTTCCTTCCAGCTCTGCAAGGCGCATTCGACCAGCTGCACGCCCTTGGCGCCTTCCACCAGCGTGTAGGAATAGGGCGTGTCCTCGACCACGTGGCGAATGAACATTTCCCACTGGACCTTGAAGCCGTTGTCGTACTGGACGTTGTCGGGAACCTTCTGCCAGGTCGAGCGGAAGTCGATGGCCTGTTTCTGGTCGGGGTTCCACACCGGGCGGGGCGTGGCGGCGCGCGGCTGGATCATGCAGTCATGCAGCCCGGCGACCGCCGACCCAAGCGTGCCGTCGACATTGAAGGTGACCAGGTCGTCGCGATAGACGCGGGTGGCCCAGGACATGTTCATATGCGCAATCACGCCGCCTTCGAGCTCGAAGGTGGCATAGGCCGCATCGTCGGCGGTCGCCTTGTAGCGCCGCCCGTTTTCGTCGACACGCTCGGGGATATGGGTGGCGCCGAGGCAGGAGACCGACTTCACCTGGCCGAACAGGTTGTCGAGCACGTAACGCCAGTGGCAGACCATATCGAGGATCATGCCGCCGCCGTCCTCGTTGCGGTAGTTCCACGAGGGTCGCTGCGCCTCCTGCCAGTCGCCTTCGAACACCCAGTAGCCGAACTCGCCGCGCACCGAGAGCATCTGGCCGAAAAAGCCGGAATCCCGGAGCATTTTCAGCTTCTGCAGGCCGGGCAGGAACAGCTTGTCCTGCACCGTGCCGTTCTTCACGCCCTTGTCGCGGGCGAGCCGGCAAATGCGCAGCGCCTCGGGCAGGTTGGTCGAGATCGGCTTCTCGCAATAGATATGTTTGCCGGCATTGATCGCCTGTTCCAAGAGCGTCGGACGCATCTGGGTGGTCGCCGCATCGAAGAAGATCTGGTTTTTCGGATCGGCTATTGCCGCGTCGAGATCGGTGCCCCAGCGCTCCACGCCATTGGCCTTGGCAAGTGCCGCCACCTTGTCGGCATTGCGCCCGATCAGGATCGGGTCGAGCTGCACCTTCGAGCCATCGGACATGGTGACGCCGCCCTCAGCCCGGATGGCGGCGACCGAGCGCACCAGGTGCTGGTTGGTGCCCATGCGGCCGGTGACGCCGTTCATCACGACACCAAGGGTCTTTGTGCTCATGAGGGTAGTCCTTCAGTTGAATTCGCAAGTGGTGAAAGAGACGCCCAATCGGGCATGGCGCCGGAAGCGAAGCCCGGGCCGAACAGCGAGGAGGTGGCGAGCCGGCCGCGCGCGGCGGCGAGCCGGATGCGGCCTTGGTCCCGCGTGTAGAGATCGGGGTGAGCCGCCAGGAAGGCTTCGGCTTCGCTTGCCGGCGCCTGGCCGAAACCATCGACATAATGGTGGCCGTTGCGCTCGACATGACCCAGGCCGAGCGCCGCGACCAGGGCGGTGTCCTGCTGCACGGCGAGGCCCGGCTGG
This portion of the Phreatobacter stygius genome encodes:
- a CDS encoding sugar phosphate isomerase/epimerase family protein, coding for MRDFSGDHSQLSLNTATVRKQGNLLDIIEACARHQIRAIAPWRDQVALVGLDAAVTAAKDAGLKLSGYCRGGMFPADGARRQEARDDNRRAVDEAKAFGAPCLVLVVGGLPQFSRAGSAVSKDLGAARAQVEDGIGELLDYARGVGMPLAIEPLHPIYAADRACVNTLAHALDICDRLDPDMTGALGVAADVYHVWWDPNLYRDIRRAGDKRLLAFHVCDWLVPTRDLLTDRGMMGDGVIDIPAIRRAVEAEGFSGFSEVEIFSELDWWQRPMDEVLETCIARHKTAV
- a CDS encoding dihydrodipicolinate synthase family protein encodes the protein MLDKPHSQASVVLPTASRGLEHYKLSAPKSFPRTATPLNRVALAAAHMVADPLAEVDPWLGVAIDWDRTMAYRDYLWGLGLGVAEAMDTAQRGMGLDWPMALELIQRSVRAAKATPGAVVFSGAGTDHLDPAEAGSLDDVIRAYETQFEAIEAAGGRIIMMASRALARVAKGPADYARVYDRILGQSAEPVIIHWLGDMFDPALSGYWGTADLDAAMDTAVGVINANAARIDGVKVSLLDKDKEIAMRRRLDKRVLMYTGDDFNYAELIAGDAQGYSHALLGIFDAIAPAAAGALSALADDDLETFHAIFAPTVPLSRHIFKAPTRFYKTGVVFVAYLNGHQDHFTMVGGQESTRSTQHLAELFRLADKAGILRDPERAAARMAAVMAVRGVG
- a CDS encoding Gfo/Idh/MocA family protein, producing the protein MSTKTLGVVMNGVTGRMGTNQHLVRSVAAIRAEGGVTMSDGSKVQLDPILIGRNADKVAALAKANGVERWGTDLDAAIADPKNQIFFDAATTQMRPTLLEQAINAGKHIYCEKPISTNLPEALRICRLARDKGVKNGTVQDKLFLPGLQKLKMLRDSGFFGQMLSVRGEFGYWVFEGDWQEAQRPSWNYRNEDGGGMILDMVCHWRYVLDNLFGQVKSVSCLGATHIPERVDENGRRYKATADDAAYATFELEGGVIAHMNMSWATRVYRDDLVTFNVDGTLGSAVAGLHDCMIQPRAATPRPVWNPDQKQAIDFRSTWQKVPDNVQYDNGFKVQWEMFIRHVVEDTPYSYTLVEGAKGVQLVECALQSWKERRWVDVPALTI